The Arachis ipaensis cultivar K30076 chromosome B05, Araip1.1, whole genome shotgun sequence nucleotide sequence ATATGGCACAGAGCCACAAATcacttaaaatttaaattcaattcaattttaatttaatttaaaacaacAAAATCTAAATATAAGAGGGAATCTAAATATAAAAACACTGTATGTTTCAAAAAATGACCAAGTGACAAATTTTTACACTATGTCTATGTCTATGCTCCCATTTCCCTTTGTACATACTTTTGTATACttctaattatattttaaaagttTCTGCTTAAAATATTTTGAATATCTATATAGATAAAAATGGGAAGTCCATAGCAATCAATGAGTTTCTCCTACGACTTACCTGGATGTGTTTTGTTCTGTCATTGAACTTGTCAACATGGTTGGATGGCAATCTTTCGAAAATTGAACTTTTTCTTAAAGTAAAATTACAATTCCGTCTGTAAAAAATTCGGTAGCCATATACAATATTGCTGCTGACCTTGTTGATATTGCAACAAGAATTGGTTTAATATATGGGGACCTTCCTGTAAAATTCAGGAATCAATTACTCTAGTTATAATTGAGTAGAGTTTTGGAATCAAAtcatgttattttcttttttcaattttgtgACAAGTttgttttctaaaattttatttgATGGGTTTTATTGTCTAGTTTGTTGCAAATTATTCTCTTTATGCAGTTGGATTGACTGAATTGCTATAGACAGGACCATATGAGATAACTACGAGATGGACTATGGTTATGAAATTCATACTACTTCCCTGGAAACCGGAGTTGGTGTTTACCGGAACCTCTGTGATGGGCATCAACCCTGAAAATGGCAAGTTCTGTAGCCATGTGGTAGGTTCAAAGTTTAAAGTTCCAACAATCAAGAAGTGGTGGAAGTGATGTTACTAAAAATGCTGATCTTTTTTTTACCATTAACTTTGATGGAAAGAGATATTTTTtggtttcattttttttctttttctgatcCTCAATTTTGTAGGACTACTGGGACTCAATAGAGAAAAATGACTATTTCTCTTTGGAAGGTTTATCGGATGTAGTCAAACAAGTATATCCCTGTATTTCACTCTTTAAATATGCCTTGGACTTATTGTTCTCCTGATATCTTCTTAAAGCTGAGTCTAACCATGACGACTTGATACGCAGTTGAGGATTTACAAGACTCCTGACTTGGAAACACCAAGATATCAAATATTGAAAAGGACAGCAAATTATGAGGTCTATACTGTCATTGTTTAACTTCATATATTTACATTAATAAGTTATCAATTCATTTCTCACAGTCATTTTCTCTAAAGAATTGCATTAATGATTCTGTCAAAATGTAAAGTTCACCTTTTGTGATCTCACTGTCGTTAATTTGTACGAAAAACGAAAATTTTCGTGATTTTTCTACCACCAACCTATTTGTTGTGGCAGGTGTTGATTGTTTTTAATTTACAACAGGTTAGACAGTATAATCCATTTATAATAGTAGAAACAACGGGAGACAAGCTTTCTGGGTCTAAAGGCTTTAATGATGTGGCCGGGTTAGTTTTTATGTCTGAAATATAGCTGCATTTGTTAACAATGGAAACTTTAGAGTTTAGGCTCTCAAATGATATGCATACATGTTAATATTTCCCCCCAGGTACATATTTGGAAAGAACTCGACAACGGAGAAGATACCGATGACAACTCCGGTCTTCACTCAAGCCATAGATGATGAATTGTCCAAAGTGTCAATCCAAATAGTTCTTCCTGTAGATACAGAAACAGCGAGGTATTTCTACCTAGTCTTACAAGGCACATATTATTCAATCCTTAGTTCAGTAGAGGAAAAAATGGTAAAATATAAAGGAAAACCTTTGAATGTTTCTTCAGTTGTATTTTACCCCATCAAGAATATACAATTTAACTCATTAATCTTATTGACAGCGCTTAAATCCCCTTGCTCAGTGCCTTGTACATAACTGATTGTATTTCCTATTCTTCTCGGAAAGATTTAATCCTTCTCTTCTGAGGTTGATAAAAATAATGATGTATTCGacgtaaataaaaaatttcttgGTTAAACAGACTATTAGAGTCCACTGTTGCCTCGCATTTTGCTAGGGACTATTTATATGGGCTAGCATACAAGACAAATAAGCATGGCAAGATGGCCTTTAGGTGTAACAGATTTGTAACAGAGGAGCTTTTGGAGGGAAAGGTAGTTAGCTAGAGTTAGGAATAAATAGAGGAACAATAGAATCGGTTAGGGGAGGATCATTTAAAAAGTTTCAGACATGACTCTAACTCTCCCTCCTTGTATCTTAAAGATTTGCATATACATTCTTCCCCAATTTCTAGGTTTCTTCAACACATTGCTGAGAATCCCAATTTCTACGCACTACTCCTTTATGTAATTGTTGCTTACTGGTACCAGTCCTGTCACATTTGTATGAATTTAAGATTATCTAATACATAAACCTTATCAGGTAATGCTTTCATCAATTCTCACCCCCATGATCTGCATAAATtccttcaaattttttaatagaTTTAGATATGCAAGTCCAATTACACAAGTGTGTGGACTAGTGGAGATACCACCTCTATTACCAGATAGCAGATGCAGTGCCTCAGGAAGAAGAGTCCTGCGGCTTCTGAGTGCAAAGCAAGCTGCATTTCCCATTGTAGCCAAAGCTAGCATCAACATATTAGTTCTCCTTAGTCAAAATATGTGTAAAATTTGTTTGCCACTTTCCAACCTCATCATGGCCATTCTTCCACTACTTAAGCCTTCACATGCATAAGTTTAATTAGATAACCTGCATGTTTAAAATCGATGTGGGTAAAGTGCATTTAAGGTAATGTTTAAGGGGACAATTATATTTTATCCAAAAGTAATGATAACATCTTTAGTAGAGTTTATATGTTTGTGCTTATGTTTAATATTTTGACCAGTTTACCAGATCCTAATCAAGAAACAGTTAGCTTGAGAAAGATAGAAGGTGGCATTGCTGCAGTGCTAAAATTTAGTGGAAAACCTACAGAGGATATTGTTCGCGAAAAGGAGAGAACTCTGCGCTCCAATATCATTAAAGATGGCCTTAAACCTCAGATGGGTTGTTTGCTTGCAAGGTACAACGATCCAGGTCGAACATGGAGCTTTATAATGGTACGCTATGTCGCCTCCTTCAATGCTGGCAATTTATTTTTAGTGTGCAGTGTGCTTGCTAGAATACAACTAAATTCACACTACAGATACCTAACTTATGCATTGGCTAACTTCTTCTGGTCTGCATAGATTTGGTTCAAGAAATAACAAACAAAAAAGTAAACCATGTTTTGTAGAGTCCTCTCAATTTTCCATTACTCTTGCTTCAACTATACAGAAGATATTGATTTTAATTCCTTTTTGCATTGTCTGTCTACTTTACCTGCATTTAAGTCTACTATGCTAATGCAACTTAGAACGGATAAAGAATATTTCAATTTGGTATTTGTCATCTTAACTTCTAACTCTCatctcatttattttattttattttatttttttggctgTCTATGacatggaagaggaatgaagtGGTCATATGGCTAGATGATTTCTCAATGGATTAGCATCAAAGCTGGATTCATGACTTATTTTGATGATCACTCTGGAAAGCAAGTTTTACCATCTTAATGTCATTCTCCAATGCGTTGGCTGAGTTCATGAAAGTTATTACTAGAGATGCACTTCTGGTCCGTATTGGGAAG carries:
- the LOC107643878 gene encoding uncharacterized protein LOC107643878, which gives rise to MARIHCLQQMLVATSNFLNPTSRPFPTTCISFRPLTTTTSFQPYPPPPLRAESNRLKWAIQLSLAEQSPPKPRLDTQALVEFLYDDLPHLFDDQGIDESAYDEGVIFRDPITKHDSLSGYLFNISLLRTLFRPLFQLHWVKQTGPYEITTRWTMVMKFILLPWKPELVFTGTSVMGINPENGKFCSHVDYWDSIEKNDYFSLEGLSDVVKQLRIYKTPDLETPRYQILKRTANYEVRQYNPFIIVETTGDKLSGSKGFNDVAGYIFGKNSTTEKIPMTTPVFTQAIDDELSKVSIQIVLPVDTETASLPDPNQETVSLRKIEGGIAAVLKFSGKPTEDIVREKERTLRSNIIKDGLKPQMGCLLARYNDPGRTWSFIMRNEVVIWLDDFSMD